A portion of the Scleropages formosus chromosome 15, fSclFor1.1, whole genome shotgun sequence genome contains these proteins:
- the LOC108919371 gene encoding synaptosomal-associated protein 23-like, whose protein sequence is MSEMTAEEITRRANEVTDESLESTRRMLKLAEESKETGINTMVALEEQGEQLKHVEEGMDKINKDMREAERNLTDLSKCCGLCVCPWDRVASIEHNERYKRTWGIGSGSGSDNASATGMDAVDGAEGSVVSSQPPSVHNGNPPERVLVAPSGPYINRVTNDAREDEMEDNLGQVGNIIDNLKTMALDMGTEIDKQNKQIDRITDKADLNKVRIDDASQRANKLLK, encoded by the exons ATGTCAGAAATGACAGCGGAGGAGATCACAAGGAGGGCCAACGAAGTGACAGATGAG TCACTGGAAAGCACTCGGCGAATGCTGAAGCTAGCTGAGGAG AGTAAAGAAACAGGAATCAATACTATGGTTGCTCTGGAAGAGCAAGGAG AGCAACTAAAGCATGTGGAGGAGGGCATGGACAAGATAAACAAAGACATGAGGGAGGCAGAAAGGAACCTAACTGATCTGTCCAAGTGctgtggtctgtgtgtgtgtccttgggATAG GGTGGCTTCAATTGAGCATAATGAACGCTACAAGCGAACATGGGGCATAGGCAGTGGAAGTGGCAGTGACAATGCCAGTGCCACTGGAATGGATGCAGTGGATGGAGCAGAAGGGTCGGTGGTATCCAGCCAGCCGCCCAGCGTCCACAATGGGAATCCTCCCGAAAGGGTTTTGGTGGCACCCTCCGGTCCTTACATCAACAG GGTAACAAATGATGCCCGGGAGGATGAGATGGAGGACAACTTGGGCCAGGTTGGAAACATCATTGACAACCTGAAGACCATGGCCTTGGACATGGGCACAGAGATTGATAAGCAGAACAAGCAAATTGACCGTATTACAGACAAG GCTGACCTGAATAAGGTGCGCATCGATGACGCCAGCCAGAGGGCCAACAAACTGCTCAAATAG